One Roseburia rectibacter DNA window includes the following coding sequences:
- a CDS encoding sugar O-acetyltransferase: MYYESSDFLETADSDTLKQIARTRELTRKYYFSDYRDTEKRTSILRELLGGIGENVAIDTPFHCDYGKNIFLGNDVIVNMNCTFVDNKTIRIGDRVLIASNVQIYTSSHPVLPQERFVPDWRERQTTFFRTYARPIEIESNVWIGGGCILLPGVTIGKNSVIGAGSVVTRPIPPNCVAVGNPCRVIRYFDTDRERWQHEV; the protein is encoded by the coding sequence GTGTATTACGAATCCAGTGATTTTTTGGAAACAGCGGACAGCGATACGTTAAAGCAGATTGCCCGCACAAGGGAATTAACACGGAAATATTATTTTTCTGATTATAGAGATACAGAAAAACGCACTTCCATTCTTCGGGAGCTGTTGGGCGGAATAGGGGAAAATGTGGCAATCGACACGCCTTTTCATTGCGACTATGGAAAAAATATTTTTTTGGGAAATGATGTGATCGTCAATATGAATTGTACCTTTGTGGATAACAAAACTATCCGAATTGGCGACAGGGTATTGATTGCGTCAAATGTGCAGATTTATACATCTTCACACCCTGTCTTACCACAGGAAAGGTTTGTGCCGGATTGGAGGGAACGTCAGACAACATTTTTTAGAACCTATGCACGTCCGATAGAAATAGAAAGTAATGTCTGGATTGGCGGCGGCTGTATTCTTCTGCCCGGAGTCACTATAGGAAAAAACAGCGTGATAGGGGCTGGAAGTGTAGTTACCCGCCCTATCCCGCCTAATTGTGTTGCAGTAGGAAATCCATGCAGGGTGATACGTTATTTTGATACAGACAGGGAAAGGTGGCAGCATGAAGTATAA
- a CDS encoding HDOD domain-containing protein — MELNIQTAELALREAAESNPGAWAEHSRYVAEACKNIASHCKDLSSEQAYIFGLLHDIGRYAGVSSERHLIDGYRYCMERGWGKAAQICISHAFMIQDIATSIGEFDVSDEDYLFMKEFVANAVYDDYDRLVQLCDALAMPSGFCLLEKRFVDVTMRYGVHPATIDRWKKILEIKERFEDQIGCSIYALLPGVMENSFR, encoded by the coding sequence ATGGAGTTGAACATTCAGACCGCAGAACTGGCATTAAGGGAAGCGGCAGAATCCAATCCGGGAGCATGGGCAGAACATTCCCGGTATGTAGCCGAAGCCTGTAAAAACATTGCGTCACACTGTAAAGATTTATCTTCTGAACAGGCGTATATTTTCGGGCTGTTACACGATATTGGACGTTATGCCGGAGTGAGTTCGGAAAGGCATCTGATAGACGGCTATCGTTACTGTATGGAGCGTGGGTGGGGAAAAGCCGCACAAATATGTATATCCCACGCATTTATGATACAGGATATTGCCACATCTATCGGAGAGTTTGATGTCAGTGATGAGGATTACCTGTTTATGAAAGAATTTGTTGCAAATGCGGTATATGATGATTATGACCGTCTTGTACAGTTATGTGACGCATTGGCTATGCCTTCGGGGTTCTGTCTTTTGGAAAAGAGATTTGTAGACGTGACAATGCGATACGGCGTTCACCCAGCGACAATAGACAGATGGAAAAAGATTTTAGAGATTAAAGAACGGTTTGAGGATCAGATTGGCTGTTCTATCTATGCCCTGCTTCCGGGCGTTATGGAAAACAGTTTTCGTTAA
- a CDS encoding AraC family transcriptional regulator, with protein MKNIHSIEFYTGSKEELLPGFEKDFPYIASRAELDKYIGHYVPWHWHKTVELFYMESGSIEYDTPGGKLLFPAGSGGIVNSNVLHMTKAISQKEKNIQLLHIFDVSLLAGEQGSRIEQKYIAPIITAPQIEVIPLFPGNAEEERILKLLAASFRLSSDEFGYEIKLRETLTEIWLMLFELSRPMREKKGEHNKSNDKIKLMMIYIHEHYREKISIPELAAAAYLSERECYRVFHDCLHMTPVEYIKAYRLQAACQMLAKGQEAVTVISHECGLGSSSYFGKVFREYTHCSPTEYRRKWQNSDR; from the coding sequence ATGAAAAATATCCATAGCATTGAATTTTATACTGGAAGCAAGGAAGAACTGCTTCCCGGTTTTGAAAAAGATTTTCCCTATATCGCTTCAAGGGCAGAACTTGACAAGTATATCGGACATTATGTACCGTGGCACTGGCACAAGACAGTGGAACTTTTTTATATGGAAAGTGGTAGCATTGAATATGATACGCCGGGAGGAAAACTGTTGTTTCCGGCTGGAAGCGGCGGCATAGTAAATTCCAATGTACTCCATATGACAAAAGCAATATCGCAGAAAGAAAAGAATATACAGCTACTTCATATTTTCGATGTTTCCCTACTTGCCGGGGAACAGGGAAGCAGGATTGAACAAAAATATATTGCGCCTATCATAACAGCCCCACAGATTGAGGTAATTCCGCTTTTTCCAGGCAATGCAGAAGAAGAAAGGATTTTGAAACTGCTTGCCGCTTCATTTCGTTTATCCAGTGATGAATTTGGATATGAAATAAAACTGCGGGAAACCCTAACAGAAATATGGCTCATGCTTTTTGAACTATCCCGTCCTATGCGTGAAAAAAAGGGGGAACATAATAAAAGCAACGATAAAATAAAGCTGATGATGATATATATTCACGAACATTACAGAGAGAAAATCTCTATCCCGGAACTTGCGGCAGCAGCATACCTAAGCGAAAGGGAGTGTTATAGAGTGTTCCATGACTGTCTGCACATGACACCCGTAGAGTATATAAAGGCTTACCGTCTGCAAGCTGCCTGTCAGATGCTAGCAAAGGGGCAGGAAGCAGTTACCGTTATCAGCCATGAGTGCGGTTTGGGGAGTAGCAGTTATTTTGGAAAGGTTTTTCGAGAATACACACATTGTTCACCCACAGAATATCGGAGAAAATGGCAGAATAGTGATAGATAA
- a CDS encoding DUF6040 family protein → MAWKFRYEKAEQAKRYAQTHQKTTEVAVEKKVPYEKCDNCDRTAYQKAKEKCDNRKIQLEKKYKNMTAGYESILFLLAWYSIAITLFTAILSPVFFSDCISFFSMFAKGILSLFQKFVAGADSFGQLSSGISNSIISGIVYWLIVSIVMGILFIITGLLIIGTGYQVGKIYRKYCWDIISIMVVIMSTAIIIYFGKWIKSIIPINLIMLLLLVHAVYIGIRCYVKNWREKRGYF, encoded by the coding sequence GTGGCATGGAAATTTAGGTATGAAAAAGCGGAACAGGCAAAACGCTATGCACAGACACACCAAAAGACAACAGAGGTAGCTGTTGAGAAAAAAGTGCCCTATGAGAAATGCGATAACTGTGACCGCACTGCTTACCAAAAAGCAAAAGAAAAATGCGATAACCGTAAAATTCAGTTAGAGAAAAAATATAAAAATATGACGGCTGGTTATGAAAGTATCCTGTTTCTGCTGGCATGGTACAGTATAGCCATTACACTATTCACTGCTATCCTTTCTCCAGTTTTCTTTAGTGACTGTATTAGCTTTTTCAGTATGTTTGCTAAAGGAATCTTAAGCCTGTTTCAAAAATTTGTTGCAGGTGCAGATTCTTTCGGACAGTTAAGCAGTGGAATCTCAAATAGTATCATTTCAGGGATTGTGTACTGGCTGATTGTAAGTATTGTTATGGGAATTTTATTTATCATAACGGGATTGCTGATAATCGGGACTGGCTATCAGGTGGGGAAAATCTACCGGAAATATTGCTGGGATATTATCAGCATCATGGTGGTGATAATGAGTACAGCTATCATAATCTATTTCGGAAAATGGATAAAATCAATTATTCCGATAAACCTCATTATGTTGCTACTTCTGGTACATGCGGTTTATATCGGAATCCGATGTTATGTGAAAAACTGGCGAGAAAAACGAGGATATTTTTAA